One segment of Prionailurus bengalensis isolate Pbe53 chromosome D4, Fcat_Pben_1.1_paternal_pri, whole genome shotgun sequence DNA contains the following:
- the SLC34A3 gene encoding sodium-dependent phosphate transport protein 2C isoform X1 → MGLSTQQVMCAPSRSLTGSCSRPVFPPRRCPLTTLTDPGLGLVYPCQKSMPNSLTGGQVPPLTLDTVGLVDRSLGNAGTSGSAPVLEEGKMDPWALPQLKDTGQSWKELSVAGRVLRVATGFLKACGLLGSLYLFICSLDILSSAFQLLSSKVTGDIFKENVVLSNPVAGLVIGVLVTVLVQSSSTSSSIVVSMVASKLLTVQACVPIIMGVNVGTSITSTLVSMAQSGDRDEFRRAFGGSAVHGIFNWLTVLILLPLESAIALLERLSALTLGATSLQPGGHAPDILKVLTQPLTHLIVQLDTDAIASSATGNATNSSLIKQWCGTREVMTSGNSSDCGAAASGPCPERNGTVAVELLPCHHLFVGTTLTDLAVGFILLAASLLLLCTCLVLIVKLLNSVLRGRIAQAVRKVINADFPFPFSWLSGYLAILVGAGLTFVLQSSSVFTAAVVPLMGVGVISLERAYPLFLGSNIGTTTTALLAALASPADMLLSALQVALIHFFFNLAGILLWYVVPVLRLPIPLAKRFGDVTAKYRWVAIAYLLLSFLLLPLAAFGLSLAGSTVLAAVGGPLVGLVLLVILVNVLQRHRPAWLPRRLRSWAWLPLWLHSLEPWDRLVGRCCPCRVCSPPPAAAKEAHCYENPEVLASQQL, encoded by the exons ATGGGGCTCAGTACACAGCAGGTCATGTGTGCGCCCAGCAGATCTTTGACCGGCAGCTGCTCCCGCCCTGTGTTTCCTCCCCGCAGGTGCCCCCTCACTACCCTCACAG ATCCAGGCCTGGGCCTGGTCTATCCCTGCCAGAAATCCATGCCGAATTCCCTCACGGGTGGCCAGGTCCCCCCCCTTACTCTGGACACAGTTGGCCTGGTGGACCGGAGCCTGGGAAATGCAG GGACCTCCGGTTCTGCCCCAGTCttggaagaggggaaaatggaccCCTGGGCCCTCCCTCAGCTGAAGGACACTGGCCAGTCCTGGAAAG AGCTCAGCGTGGCCGGCAGGGTGCTCCGGGTGGCCACTGGCTTCCTCAAGGCCTGTGGACTCCTGGGCAGCCTCTACCTCTTCATCTGCTCCCTGGACATCCTCAGCTCCGCCTTCCAGCTGCTGAGCA GCAAGGTGACTGGAGACATCTTTAAGGAAAACGTGGTGCTGTCCAACCCCGTGGCTGGACTGGTCATCGGCGTGCTGGTCACAGTTCTCGTCCAGAGCTCCAGCACGTCTTCCTCCATTGTGGTCAGCATGGTGGCCTCCAAAT TGCTGACCGTCCAGGCGTGTGTGCCCATCATCATGGGTGTCAACGTGGGCACGTCCATCACCAGCACCCTGGTCTCAATGGCACAGTCAGGGGACCGAGATGAGTTTCGGAG GGCCTTTGGCGGCTCAGCTGTTCACGGCATCTTCAACTGGCTCACGGTGCTGATCTTGCTGCCACTGGAGAGCGCCATAGCCCTGCTGGAGAGGCTCAGCGCCCTGACTCTGGGCGCCACCAGCCTGCAGCCTGGGGGGCATGCGCCCGACATCCTCAAGGTGCTAACGCAGCCTCTCACACACCTCATTGTGCAG CTGGACACCGATGCGATTGCAAGCAGTGCCACGGGCAACGCCACCAACAGCAGCCTCATTAAGCAATGGTGCGGCACCAGGGAGGTGATG ACCTCGGGGAACAGCAGCGACTGTGGAGCGGCGGCCTCCGGCCCCTGCCCTGAGAGGAACGGAACGGTTGCGGTGGAGCTGCTGCCCT gcCACCACCTGTTTGTGGGGACCACGCTCACGGACCTGGCCGTGGGCTTCATCCTGCTGGctgcctccctgctcctgctctgcacCTGCCTCGTCCTCATCGTCAAACTGCTTAACTCTGTGCTGCGCGGCCGCATCGCCCAGGCCGTGAGGAAGGTCATCAATGCCG acttccccttccccttcagCTGGCTCAGCGGCTACCTGGCCATCCTGGTGGGCGCCGGCCTGACCTTCGTGCTCCAGAGCAGCAGTGTCTTCACGGCGGCCGTTGTGCCGCTCATGG GGGTCGGGGTGATCAGCCTGGAGCGCGCATACCCCCTCTTCCTGGGCTCCAACATCGGCACGACCACCACAGCCCTGCTGGCCGCCCTGGCCAGTCCGGCGGACATGCTGCTCAGCGCCCTCCAG GTTGCCCTCATCCACTTCTTTTTCAATCTGGCTGGCATCCTGCTGTGGTACGTGGTGCCTGTCCTGCGGCTGCCCATCCCGCTGGCCAAACGCTTCGGGGACGTGACCGCCAAATACCGCTGGGTGGCCATCGCCTATCTGCTGCTCAGCTTCCTGCTGCTGCCGCTGGCCGCCTTCGGGCTCTCCCTGGCAGGGAGCACAGTGCTGGCTGCAGTCGGAGGACCCCTGGTGGGGCTGGTACTCCTCGTCATCCTGGTCAACGTCCTGCAGCGGCACCGGCCAGCCTGGCTGCCACGCCGTCTGCGGTCCTGGGCCTGGCTCCCGCTCTGGCTCCATTCTCTGGAGCCCTGGGACCGCCTGGTGGGCCGCTGCTGCCCCTGCAGGGTCTGCAGCCCCCCTCCGGCCGCTGCCAAGGAGGCCCACTGCTACGAGAACCCTGAGGTCCTGGCCTCCCAGCAGCTGTGA
- the SLC34A3 gene encoding sodium-dependent phosphate transport protein 2C isoform X3: MGLSTQQVMCAPSRSLTGSCSRPVFPPRRCPLTTLTDPGLGLVYPCQKSMPNSLTGGQVPPLTLDTVGLVDRSLGNAGTSGSAPVLEEGKMDPWALPQLKDTGQSWKELSVAGRVLRVATGFLKACGLLGSLYLFICSLDILSSAFQLLSSKVTGDIFKENVVLSNPVAGLVIGVLVTVLVQSSSTSSSIVVSMVASKLLTVQACVPIIMGVNVGTSITSTLVSMAQSGDRDEFRRAFGGSAVHGIFNWLTVLILLPLESAIALLERLSALTLGATSLQPGGHAPDILKVLTQPLTHLIVQLDTDAIASSATGNATNSSLIKQWCGTREVMTSGNSSDCGAAASGPCPERNGTVAVELLPCHHLFVGTTLTDLAVGFILLAASLLLLCTCLVLIVKLLNSVLRGRIAQAVRKVINADFPFPFSWLSGYLAILVGAGLTFVLQSSSVFTAAVVPLMGCPHPLLFQSGWHPAVVRGACPAAAHPAGQTLRGRDRQIPLGGHRLSAAQLPAAAAGRLRALPGREHSAGCSRRTPGGAGTPRHPGQRPAAAPASLAATPSAVLGLAPALAPFSGALGPPGGPLLPLQGLQPPSGRCQGGPLLREP; encoded by the exons ATGGGGCTCAGTACACAGCAGGTCATGTGTGCGCCCAGCAGATCTTTGACCGGCAGCTGCTCCCGCCCTGTGTTTCCTCCCCGCAGGTGCCCCCTCACTACCCTCACAG ATCCAGGCCTGGGCCTGGTCTATCCCTGCCAGAAATCCATGCCGAATTCCCTCACGGGTGGCCAGGTCCCCCCCCTTACTCTGGACACAGTTGGCCTGGTGGACCGGAGCCTGGGAAATGCAG GGACCTCCGGTTCTGCCCCAGTCttggaagaggggaaaatggaccCCTGGGCCCTCCCTCAGCTGAAGGACACTGGCCAGTCCTGGAAAG AGCTCAGCGTGGCCGGCAGGGTGCTCCGGGTGGCCACTGGCTTCCTCAAGGCCTGTGGACTCCTGGGCAGCCTCTACCTCTTCATCTGCTCCCTGGACATCCTCAGCTCCGCCTTCCAGCTGCTGAGCA GCAAGGTGACTGGAGACATCTTTAAGGAAAACGTGGTGCTGTCCAACCCCGTGGCTGGACTGGTCATCGGCGTGCTGGTCACAGTTCTCGTCCAGAGCTCCAGCACGTCTTCCTCCATTGTGGTCAGCATGGTGGCCTCCAAAT TGCTGACCGTCCAGGCGTGTGTGCCCATCATCATGGGTGTCAACGTGGGCACGTCCATCACCAGCACCCTGGTCTCAATGGCACAGTCAGGGGACCGAGATGAGTTTCGGAG GGCCTTTGGCGGCTCAGCTGTTCACGGCATCTTCAACTGGCTCACGGTGCTGATCTTGCTGCCACTGGAGAGCGCCATAGCCCTGCTGGAGAGGCTCAGCGCCCTGACTCTGGGCGCCACCAGCCTGCAGCCTGGGGGGCATGCGCCCGACATCCTCAAGGTGCTAACGCAGCCTCTCACACACCTCATTGTGCAG CTGGACACCGATGCGATTGCAAGCAGTGCCACGGGCAACGCCACCAACAGCAGCCTCATTAAGCAATGGTGCGGCACCAGGGAGGTGATG ACCTCGGGGAACAGCAGCGACTGTGGAGCGGCGGCCTCCGGCCCCTGCCCTGAGAGGAACGGAACGGTTGCGGTGGAGCTGCTGCCCT gcCACCACCTGTTTGTGGGGACCACGCTCACGGACCTGGCCGTGGGCTTCATCCTGCTGGctgcctccctgctcctgctctgcacCTGCCTCGTCCTCATCGTCAAACTGCTTAACTCTGTGCTGCGCGGCCGCATCGCCCAGGCCGTGAGGAAGGTCATCAATGCCG acttccccttccccttcagCTGGCTCAGCGGCTACCTGGCCATCCTGGTGGGCGCCGGCCTGACCTTCGTGCTCCAGAGCAGCAGTGTCTTCACGGCGGCCGTTGTGCCGCTCATGG GTTGCCCTCATCCACTTCTTTTTCAATCTGGCTGGCATCCTGCTGTGGTACGTGGTGCCTGTCCTGCGGCTGCCCATCCCGCTGGCCAAACGCTTCGGGGACGTGACCGCCAAATACCGCTGGGTGGCCATCGCCTATCTGCTGCTCAGCTTCCTGCTGCTGCCGCTGGCCGCCTTCGGGCTCTCCCTGGCAGGGAGCACAGTGCTGGCTGCAGTCGGAGGACCCCTGGTGGGGCTGGTACTCCTCGTCATCCTGGTCAACGTCCTGCAGCGGCACCGGCCAGCCTGGCTGCCACGCCGTCTGCGGTCCTGGGCCTGGCTCCCGCTCTGGCTCCATTCTCTGGAGCCCTGGGACCGCCTGGTGGGCCGCTGCTGCCCCTGCAGGGTCTGCAGCCCCCCTCCGGCCGCTGCCAAGGAGGCCCACTGCTACGAGAACCCTGA
- the SLC34A3 gene encoding sodium-dependent phosphate transport protein 2C isoform X2: protein MPNSLTGGQVPPLTLDTVGLVDRSLGNAGTSGSAPVLEEGKMDPWALPQLKDTGQSWKELSVAGRVLRVATGFLKACGLLGSLYLFICSLDILSSAFQLLSSKVTGDIFKENVVLSNPVAGLVIGVLVTVLVQSSSTSSSIVVSMVASKLLTVQACVPIIMGVNVGTSITSTLVSMAQSGDRDEFRRAFGGSAVHGIFNWLTVLILLPLESAIALLERLSALTLGATSLQPGGHAPDILKVLTQPLTHLIVQLDTDAIASSATGNATNSSLIKQWCGTREVMTSGNSSDCGAAASGPCPERNGTVAVELLPCHHLFVGTTLTDLAVGFILLAASLLLLCTCLVLIVKLLNSVLRGRIAQAVRKVINADFPFPFSWLSGYLAILVGAGLTFVLQSSSVFTAAVVPLMGVGVISLERAYPLFLGSNIGTTTTALLAALASPADMLLSALQVALIHFFFNLAGILLWYVVPVLRLPIPLAKRFGDVTAKYRWVAIAYLLLSFLLLPLAAFGLSLAGSTVLAAVGGPLVGLVLLVILVNVLQRHRPAWLPRRLRSWAWLPLWLHSLEPWDRLVGRCCPCRVCSPPPAAAKEAHCYENPEVLASQQL, encoded by the exons ATGCCGAATTCCCTCACGGGTGGCCAGGTCCCCCCCCTTACTCTGGACACAGTTGGCCTGGTGGACCGGAGCCTGGGAAATGCAG GGACCTCCGGTTCTGCCCCAGTCttggaagaggggaaaatggaccCCTGGGCCCTCCCTCAGCTGAAGGACACTGGCCAGTCCTGGAAAG AGCTCAGCGTGGCCGGCAGGGTGCTCCGGGTGGCCACTGGCTTCCTCAAGGCCTGTGGACTCCTGGGCAGCCTCTACCTCTTCATCTGCTCCCTGGACATCCTCAGCTCCGCCTTCCAGCTGCTGAGCA GCAAGGTGACTGGAGACATCTTTAAGGAAAACGTGGTGCTGTCCAACCCCGTGGCTGGACTGGTCATCGGCGTGCTGGTCACAGTTCTCGTCCAGAGCTCCAGCACGTCTTCCTCCATTGTGGTCAGCATGGTGGCCTCCAAAT TGCTGACCGTCCAGGCGTGTGTGCCCATCATCATGGGTGTCAACGTGGGCACGTCCATCACCAGCACCCTGGTCTCAATGGCACAGTCAGGGGACCGAGATGAGTTTCGGAG GGCCTTTGGCGGCTCAGCTGTTCACGGCATCTTCAACTGGCTCACGGTGCTGATCTTGCTGCCACTGGAGAGCGCCATAGCCCTGCTGGAGAGGCTCAGCGCCCTGACTCTGGGCGCCACCAGCCTGCAGCCTGGGGGGCATGCGCCCGACATCCTCAAGGTGCTAACGCAGCCTCTCACACACCTCATTGTGCAG CTGGACACCGATGCGATTGCAAGCAGTGCCACGGGCAACGCCACCAACAGCAGCCTCATTAAGCAATGGTGCGGCACCAGGGAGGTGATG ACCTCGGGGAACAGCAGCGACTGTGGAGCGGCGGCCTCCGGCCCCTGCCCTGAGAGGAACGGAACGGTTGCGGTGGAGCTGCTGCCCT gcCACCACCTGTTTGTGGGGACCACGCTCACGGACCTGGCCGTGGGCTTCATCCTGCTGGctgcctccctgctcctgctctgcacCTGCCTCGTCCTCATCGTCAAACTGCTTAACTCTGTGCTGCGCGGCCGCATCGCCCAGGCCGTGAGGAAGGTCATCAATGCCG acttccccttccccttcagCTGGCTCAGCGGCTACCTGGCCATCCTGGTGGGCGCCGGCCTGACCTTCGTGCTCCAGAGCAGCAGTGTCTTCACGGCGGCCGTTGTGCCGCTCATGG GGGTCGGGGTGATCAGCCTGGAGCGCGCATACCCCCTCTTCCTGGGCTCCAACATCGGCACGACCACCACAGCCCTGCTGGCCGCCCTGGCCAGTCCGGCGGACATGCTGCTCAGCGCCCTCCAG GTTGCCCTCATCCACTTCTTTTTCAATCTGGCTGGCATCCTGCTGTGGTACGTGGTGCCTGTCCTGCGGCTGCCCATCCCGCTGGCCAAACGCTTCGGGGACGTGACCGCCAAATACCGCTGGGTGGCCATCGCCTATCTGCTGCTCAGCTTCCTGCTGCTGCCGCTGGCCGCCTTCGGGCTCTCCCTGGCAGGGAGCACAGTGCTGGCTGCAGTCGGAGGACCCCTGGTGGGGCTGGTACTCCTCGTCATCCTGGTCAACGTCCTGCAGCGGCACCGGCCAGCCTGGCTGCCACGCCGTCTGCGGTCCTGGGCCTGGCTCCCGCTCTGGCTCCATTCTCTGGAGCCCTGGGACCGCCTGGTGGGCCGCTGCTGCCCCTGCAGGGTCTGCAGCCCCCCTCCGGCCGCTGCCAAGGAGGCCCACTGCTACGAGAACCCTGAGGTCCTGGCCTCCCAGCAGCTGTGA
- the TUBB4B gene encoding tubulin beta-4B chain, which translates to MREIVHLQAGQCGNQIGAKFWEVISDEHGIDPTGTYHGDSDLQLERINVYYNEATGGKYVPRAVLVDLEPGTMDSVRSGPFGQIFRPDNFVFGQSGAGNNWAKGHYTEGAELVDSVLDVVRKEAESCDCLQGFQLTHSLGGGTGSGMGTLLISKIREEYPDRIMNTFSVVPSPKVSDTVVEPYNATLSVHQLVENTDETYCIDNEALYDICFRTLKLTTPTYGDLNHLVSATMSGVTTCLRFPGQLNADLRKLAVNMVPFPRLHFFMPGFAPLTSRGSQQYRALTVPELTQQMFDAKNMMAACDPRHGRYLTVAAVFRGRMSMKEVDEQMLNVQNKNSSYFVEWIPNNVKTAVCDIPPRGLKMSATFIGNSTAIQELFKRISEQFTAMFRRKAFLHWYTGEGMDEMEFTEAESNMNDLVSEYQQYQDATAEEEGEFEEEAEEEVA; encoded by the exons atgAGGGAGATCGTGCACCTGCAGGCCGGCCAGTGCGGCAACCAGATCGGCGCTAAG TTCTGGGAGGTGATCAGTGACGAGCATGGCATCGACCCTACCGGCACTTACCACGGCGATAGCGACCTGCAGTTGGAGCGGATCAACGTGTACTACAACGAGGCCACCG GTGGCAAGTATGTGCCCCGAGCTGTGCTCGTGGACCTGGAACCGGGCACCATGGATTCCGTGCGCTCGGGACCCTTCGGTCAAATCTTCAGGCCAGACAACTTCGTTTTCG GTCAGAGTGGTGCCGGGAATAACTGGGCCAAGGGGCACTACACGGAAGGTGCAGAGCTGGTCGACTCAGTCTTGGATGTCGTGAGGAAGGAGGCCGAGAGCTGTGACTGCCTGCAGGGCTTCCAGCTGACCCACTCCCTGGGCGGGGGCACCGGGTCTGGGATGGGTACCCTCCTCATCAGCAAGATCCGGGAGGAGTACCCCGACAGGATCATGAACACGTTCAGTGTGGTGCCCTCGCCCAAGGTGTCGGACACGGTGGTGGAGCCTTACAACGCCACCCTCTCGGTCCATCAGCTCGTAGAGAACACAGACGAAACCTATTGCATTGATAACGAGGCCCTCTATGACATCTGCTTCAGAACCCTAAAACTGACCACTCCTACCTATGGGGACCTCAACCACCTGGTGTCAGCCACCATGAGCGGGGTCACCACCTGCCTGCGCTTTCCCGGCCAGCTCAATGCTGACCTGCGCAAGCTGGCTGTCAACATGGTCCCCTTCCCCCGCCTGCATTTCTTCATGCCCGGCTTCGCCCCACTGACCAGCCGAGGCAGCCAACAGTACCGGGCCCTGACGGTGCCCGAGCTCACCCAGCAGATGTTCGATGCAAAGAACATGATGGCTGCCTGTGACCCCCGCCACGGCCGCTACCTGACCGTGGCCGCAGTGTTCAGGGGTCGCATGTCCATGAAGGAGGTGGACGAGCAGATGCTGAACGTCCAAAACAAGAACAGCAGCTACTTCGTCGAGTGGATCCCCAACAACGTGAAGACCGCCGTCTGTGACATCCCGCCCCGGGGGCTGAAAATGTCCGCCACCTTCATCGGCAACAGCACGGCCATCCAGGAGCTGTTCAAGCGCATCTCGGAGCAGTTCACGGCCATGTTCCGGCGCAAGGCCTTCCTGCACTGGTACACGGGCGAGGGCATGGACGAGATGGAGTTCACCGAGGCCGAGAGCAACATGAACGACCTGGTGTCCGAGTACCAGCAGTACCAGGACGCCACGGCCGAGGAGGAGGGCGAGtttgaggaggaggcagaggaagaggtggCCTAG
- the FAM166A gene encoding protein FAM166A, translating into MTATQKHNFFTPEPHYIPGYAGFYPQLRYQVGNTYGRTTAQLLTDPSVRKSPCSVLSPISKPKFIEDFSKSKPPLIPCRDLTEPYIPHYTGLKPYKNFEILGRFPPQEVNAQEGPSGAENVSRQVLRPAGFMPYPPYPPCPPGRKGDSRDFGHPGLRLAYGEEGWKSTTPVHEAPERAQLYHCRRDEHPPPAHQQETLDVGRFHRLPQLDHPNLIQRKAISGYAGFVPRFAWVMGVNYCDGVTQAMDEFDKNQFLIKNPICALGERLPRTHWPSNTIYNSKGLIPFYMGFIPSMQDNYAMTFGNSTRKAYQKELERRDQTL; encoded by the exons CTACGCCGGCTTCTATCCGCAGCTGCGCTACCAGGTGGGGAACACCTATGGGCGCACCACAGCGCAGCTGCTCACAGACCCCAGCGTGAGGAAGAGCCCCTGCTCGGTGTTGTCCCCCATATCCAAGCCCAAGTTCATCGAGGACTTCAGCAAGTCCAAGCCACCTTTGATCCCCTGCCGCGACCTGACTGAGCCCTACATCCCCCACTACACCG GTCTGAAGCCCTACAAGAACTTTGAGATCCTGGGCCGGTTCCCACCCCAGGAGGTGAATGCCCAGGAGGGGCCGTCGGGGGCAGAGAATGTATCCAGGCAGGTCCTGCGGCCTGCTGGCTTCATGCCCTACCCCCCTTACCCTCCGTGCCCACCAGGCAGGAAGGGGGACTCCAGAGACTTTGGACACCCAGGCCTGCGGCTGGCATACGGTGAGGAAGGCTGGAAGAGCACCACCCCTGTCCACGAGGCCCCTGAGCGGGCCCAG CTATACCACTGCAGGAGGGATGaacacccacccccagcccaccagCAGGAGACATTAGATGTGGGCAGGTTTCACAGGCTGCCCCAGCTGGACCACCCCAACCTGATCCAACGCAAAGCCATCTCAG GCTATGCTGGCTTTGTCCCTCGCTTTGCCTGGGTGATGGGGGTGAATTACTGTGATGGTGTCACACAGGCTATGGACGAGTTTGACAAGAATCAG TTCCTGATCAAAAATCCCATCTGTGCCCTGGGTGAAAGGCTGCCCAGAACACACTGGCCCAGCAACACCATCTATAACAGCAAGGGCCTGATACCTTTCTACATGGGGTTTATACCAT CCATGCAAGACAACTACGCAATGACGTTTGGCAACAGCACCCGCAAAGCCTATCAGAAGGAACTGGAGAGGCGAGACCAGACACTATGA